From a single Hymenobacter sp. YIM 151500-1 genomic region:
- a CDS encoding heme exporter protein CcmB translates to MQKDFRLEWRQRAALNGMLLYVGSTVFVCYLSFSLRGGQLPAPAWNALFWIVLLFSAVNAVAKGFLQESRGRMLYYYTVVRPQAVILAKISYNALLLLGLALVALGLYAAVLGNPVQDVPLFVGNVALGAVGFASTLTLVSGIAAKATNSSTLMAVLGFPLMVPMLLLLIKVSKNALDGLEFEASQSSLLTLLALNMLVGAVSYLLFPFLWRS, encoded by the coding sequence ATGCAGAAGGACTTCCGCCTGGAGTGGCGGCAGCGCGCGGCCCTGAATGGCATGTTGCTCTACGTGGGCAGCACCGTGTTTGTGTGCTACCTCAGCTTCTCACTGCGCGGCGGGCAGCTGCCAGCTCCGGCCTGGAATGCGTTGTTCTGGATTGTGCTGCTGTTTTCGGCCGTCAATGCCGTGGCCAAAGGCTTCTTGCAGGAAAGCCGGGGACGGATGCTGTACTACTACACCGTGGTGCGGCCCCAGGCGGTGATTCTGGCCAAAATCAGTTACAACGCTCTGCTGCTGCTGGGGCTGGCCCTGGTGGCCCTGGGACTGTATGCCGCGGTTCTCGGCAACCCCGTGCAGGATGTGCCGCTATTTGTGGGCAATGTGGCGCTGGGCGCCGTGGGCTTTGCCAGCACGCTCACGCTGGTGTCGGGCATTGCGGCCAAAGCCACCAACAGCAGCACGCTCATGGCCGTGCTGGGCTTTCCGCTGATGGTGCCCATGTTGCTGCTGCTCATCAAAGTATCGAAAAACGCGCTGGATGGGCTGGAGTTCGAGGCCAGCCAAAGCTCCCTGCTCACCCTGCTGGCCCTGAATATGCTAGTGGGGGCGGTGTCGTACCTGCTGTTTCCTTTTCTGTGGCGTTCTTAA
- a CDS encoding CcmD family protein, protein MLLAWLLPVLRAAAQAEAQPEMADAFRADGKIYVVVAVVAVVLAGLLFFLISLDRKLARLEREVKE, encoded by the coding sequence ATGCTGCTGGCCTGGCTGCTGCCGGTGCTGCGTGCTGCTGCCCAGGCAGAGGCCCAGCCCGAAATGGCTGACGCCTTCCGCGCTGACGGCAAAATCTATGTCGTCGTGGCCGTCGTGGCCGTGGTGCTGGCCGGGCTGCTCTTCTTTCTGATTTCTCTGGACCGTAAGCTCGCCCGCCTGGAGCGGGAAGTGAAGGAGTAA
- a CDS encoding cytochrome c biogenesis protein, which yields MKNWWKALSVVLLLYVAVAGLLMPVPRLAILNESIRNLYFHVPMWFGMTAILVASVYYSVRYLRQPAPELDIRAHEAARIGILMGCVGLATGSIWARYTWGAWWTNDPKLNGAAIAMLIYGAYLVLRSSFTDEQQRARISAIYNIFAFATAMPLFYILPRLTDSLHPGAGGNPAFAKYDLDSDMRLVFYPAVIGWTLLAFWLAQVASRLSLLKLKLYEKQLA from the coding sequence ATGAAAAACTGGTGGAAAGCCTTGAGTGTGGTGCTGCTGCTGTACGTGGCCGTGGCGGGGCTGCTGATGCCAGTGCCGCGCCTGGCCATTCTCAACGAAAGCATCCGCAACCTGTACTTCCACGTGCCCATGTGGTTCGGGATGACGGCCATTCTGGTAGCGTCGGTGTACTACTCGGTGCGCTACCTGCGCCAGCCCGCTCCGGAGCTGGACATCCGGGCCCACGAGGCGGCCCGCATTGGCATCCTGATGGGTTGCGTGGGCTTAGCGACGGGTAGTATCTGGGCCCGCTATACCTGGGGCGCCTGGTGGACCAACGACCCCAAGCTCAACGGCGCGGCCATTGCCATGCTCATCTACGGCGCTTACCTGGTGCTGCGCTCCTCCTTCACCGATGAGCAGCAGCGGGCCCGCATCTCGGCCATCTACAACATCTTCGCCTTCGCCACGGCTATGCCGCTGTTTTACATCCTGCCCCGCCTCACCGACTCGCTTCACCCCGGCGCGGGCGGCAACCCGGCCTTTGCCAAGTACGACCTCGACAGCGACATGCGCTTGGTGTTTTACCCGGCTGTCATTGGCTGGACCCTGCTGGCCTTCTGGCTGGCCCAGGTGGCCAGCCGTCTTTCCCTGCTCAAACTCAAACTATATGAAAAACAGCTGGCTTAA
- a CDS encoding cytochrome c maturation protein CcmE — MKKAHLLAIGVIAIAIAIIMSAAGDASVYVSFKEARERAAEGNLTKVHVVGRLPRDGQQNILGLEYNPTLDPNYFAFTLVDTNRLAQRVVYFNPKPQDFDKSEQVVITGAMRQNVFVADKILLKCPSKYVEKDIKGATASVN; from the coding sequence ATGAAAAAAGCACATCTGCTGGCTATTGGAGTAATTGCCATTGCCATTGCCATCATCATGAGTGCCGCCGGCGACGCCAGTGTGTACGTGTCGTTCAAGGAAGCTCGGGAGCGGGCCGCCGAAGGCAACCTGACCAAAGTGCACGTGGTGGGCCGCCTGCCCCGCGACGGGCAGCAAAATATCCTGGGCCTGGAATATAATCCTACCCTCGACCCCAACTACTTCGCCTTCACGCTGGTCGATACTAACCGCCTGGCTCAGCGCGTGGTCTACTTCAACCCTAAGCCTCAGGACTTCGACAAGTCGGAGCAGGTGGTGATTACGGGGGCCATGCGCCAGAACGTGTTCGTGGCCGACAAAATCCTGCTCAAGTGCCCGTCGAAGTACGTGGAGAAAGATATCAAAGGAGCCACTGCCTCAGTTAATTAA